The Hordeum vulgare subsp. vulgare chromosome 4H, MorexV3_pseudomolecules_assembly, whole genome shotgun sequence genomic interval GTGGCGGATGCCATGCGCGGGTTGGATGATCTGCGGCCGAACCAGTTGGCTTTCCGGCGCACCGTGTTGTCCCGCCTGCGCGAGCGTGGCCACGACGCCGGCCTGTGCAAGGTGCGTTGGGACAAGTCGAGTGGCGTGACCGCCGGGAGCTACGAATACATCGACGTCGTCGCTGGCGGGGGCGGGACAAGGTACATCGTGGACGTCGGCTTCGCGACGGAGTTTGATGTCGCTCGGTCGACCGAGGAGTACGAGGCAGTTCGGACGGCACTACCGGAAGTGCTGATCGCGCGCCCAGAGCACCTCAGGCAAGTTGTCAAGCTTGCAGCGTCCGCAGCACGGCGCTCGCTCAAGAGCAGCGGCCTCAGTGTGCCGCCCTGGAGGAAGAGGCGGTTCATGATGACTAAATGGCTAGGGCCCTACAGGCGGACGGTTAGCTCTATTCCGGCATTATGCAGCAGCGGCGCGGTGGCCGTCTGCCAGACCATAGTTGGCTTCGCCCCTCAGACTACGGTGGGGACGTCGTCAGGGTTTTGGGGGTGAGGTGTGATTGGGATTTGAAAGATGCTATATGTGAAGTTGCAGATTGCATGGTAGATCGCTAGGGGTTTGATTTAGAGAAATAGAAATGCACATATTTTTTGGAGTATTAAATTGTTACTAGGTCACTAGATATCTCTTGtcgtgttgatactttgctttcattggccttgtatatttatactacctccgtccggaaatacttgttctagagatgaatgtatctagacttattttaattatagatacatccattatatgTATTTTTaaaacaagtattttcggacggagggagtagtttattaCTTCCTCTATACCAAAATACTTGTTGTTAGAAAACACAAATACAAGTACCCAACAACAAGTGTTGTGGTACAGGGGAGTAGATTATTAAGGAGTGatttttttgcaaaatattttgtCTATTTCTTTCCTCTCATGCCACCTCATGCACAGTTCCTCTTGCTCTCACTAGTTTCTCCTCCCCCTCTTGTGTTCGCTAGTGGCTCCGTAGTCtagaggggagggggagaggaggtcgaccacctccTCCGCCATTTATATTCTACTAGCAAAATGGTTcgcgcgttgcaacgggagaaataaaacataa includes:
- the LOC123450595 gene encoding uncharacterized protein LOC123450595; the encoded protein is MPAAPMPRPRPKRATAPLDAAARARLAALPRSADSSGSEHEAAALSSLVNDYLLETDATVPSATLALEGSSDVDDEPNGDTSSTAAADMLAEIKNNLDPTDSSADELRRRLVFAVADAMRGLDDLRPNQLAFRRTVLSRLRERGHDAGLCKVRWDKSSGVTAGSYEYIDVVAGGGGTRYIVDVGFATEFDVARSTEEYEAVRTALPEVLIARPEHLRQVVKLAASAARRSLKSSGLSVPPWRKRRFMMTKWLGPYRRTVSSIPALCSSGAVAVCQTIVGFAPQTTVGTSSGFWG